One window of Vitis riparia cultivar Riparia Gloire de Montpellier isolate 1030 chromosome 5, EGFV_Vit.rip_1.0, whole genome shotgun sequence genomic DNA carries:
- the LOC117914861 gene encoding uncharacterized protein LOC117914861, producing the protein MNSHFRETMLSTGVSSMILINRRRLMPILPNSLMKLWNKWELRVMVLLSLSLQILLILLGNRRKYTAKSWVGVIIWLAYLSADWLATVSIGILMNQEDCEDKSPATNYVIMAFWAPFLLVHLGGPDTITAYSLEDNELWLRHFLGLLTQFGGAFYVFLKSWEGEALNFLAIPVFIIGLIKYGERTWILRSASSDHFRDAMLPRPDPGPNYAKFMDVYSLKKAEGYNVSLCPGIEISKLVNHSPPAAINSIVPDAAILQAAYYFFNNFKRLFADLILSFQDRQDSQSFFQSTSWEEVFRVIETELGFMYDVLYTKAVVIYSRLGSLLRCISLSFTILVLIAFSSIDTGRYSTTDVIITYSLLAGGIVIEMYAIAVLLSSDWTELWLSKHKNPFLNLLYRTFFTRRLCFQLPYVLPAKNRWSDSMAQHNLISICLKEKPVRCSGVQKFLGIYEALQGHQCKNSKVSPDLKRLIFEILQEKSRGASDIEACKRICSQRGDNVLEKMNCLPKFDWSIIKVEFDQSILLWHIATDLCYYADLNKNPNSVESSQCKASKLLSDYMLYLLVMCPFMLPNGIGKIRFQDSCAEATEFFQERNYITSRSQACTTLLQVNTEILPLEVKGDRSKSVLFDACRLAKCLQSLEREEQWQCEQKWEMMSHVWVEMLSHAAGQCQWNHHAKQLGQGGELLTHVWLLMAHFGITEHFQISQGHARARLVVS; encoded by the exons ATGAATTCCCATTTCAGGGAAACCATGCTATCCACAG GTGTCAGCAGTATGATCCTCATAAACAGGAGGAGATTGATGCCTATCCTCCCAAACAGTCTGATGAAGCTCTGGAACAAATGGGAACTCCGGGTAATGGTTCTCCTCAGCCTCTCCTTACAGATTCTCCTCATCCTCTTGGGAAACAGGAGAAAATACACTGCCAAAAGCTGGGTTGGAGTCATCATTTGGCTTGCCTACTTGTCTGCAGACTGGCTTGCAACAGTTTCTATTGGCATCCTCATGAACCAAGAAGATTGTGAAGATAAATCACCAGCAACAAACTATGTGATAATGGCCTTTTGGGCACCATTTCTGCTGGTTCATCTTGGTGGCCCAGACACCATTACAGCCTATTCTTTAGAAGACAATGAGTTATGGCTAAGGCACTTCCTGGGGCTTCTCACCCAGTTTGGAGGGGCATTCTATGTCTTCCTCAAGTCCTGGGAGGGGGAAGCATTGAACTTTCTAGCCATTCCAGTGTTCATCATTGGCCTCATCAAGTATGGGGAGAGGACTTGGATTCTCAGGTCTGCAAGCAGTGATCACTTCCGAGATGCCATGCTGCCTCGCCCTGACCCAGGTCCTAATTATGCCAAATTCATGGATGTTTACAGTCTGAAAAAGGCCGAGGGCTATAATGTTTCGCTGTGCCCAGGAATCGAAATTTCCAAGTTGGTGAATCACTCCCCTCCAGCTGCAATAAACAGCATTGTCCCTGATGCAGCCATTTTGCAAGCTGCTTATTACTTCTTCAACAACTTCAAACGGTTGTTTGCAGACCTCATTCTTAGCTTCCAGGACCGCCAAGATAGCCAGTCATTCTTCCAGAGTACATCTTGGGAGGAAGTTTTCAGGGTGATTGAAACTGAGCTTGGGTTCATGTATGATGTGCTCTACACAAAGGCAGTTGTGATCTATTCTAGATTGGGAAGCCTACTCCGCTGCATCAGTTTATCTTTCACCATTTTGGTGCTTATCGCCTTCTCGAGCATTGATACGGGTCGATATTCAACTACTGATGTGATTATAACATACTCGCTGCTGGCTGGAGGGATTGTTATAGAAATGTATGCCATTGCTGTACTCCTTTCCTCGGATTGGACTGAGCTTTGGTTGAGTAAGCACAAAAACCCGTTTCTCAATCTGCTTTACCGAACATTCTTCACTCGTCGATTATGTTTTCAATTACCTTATGTACTGCCAGCAAAGAACAGATGGTCTGATTCCATGGCACAGCACAATCTGATAAGTATATGCCTCAAAGAAAAGCCAGTCAGGTGCAGTGGAGTCCAGAAGTTCCTTGGCATTTACGAAGCCTTACAGGGCCATCAGTGCAAGAATTCAAAAGTTTCCCCAGATTTGAAAAGATTGATTTTCGAAATTCTTCAAGAGAAATCAAGGGGGGCCTCAGATATTGAGGCATGTAAAAGAATATGTTCTCAAAGAGGTGATAATGTGCTAGAAAAAATGAATTGTCTCCCGAAATTTGATTGGAGCATTATTAAGGTAGAGTTCGACCAGAGCATTCTTCTCTGGCACATTGCAACTGATCTCTGCTATTATGCTGACCTAAACAAAAACCCGAATTCGGTTGAAAGTTCACAGTGCAAAGCAAGCAAGCTGCTATCAGATTATATGCTGTATCTTCTGGTCATGTGCCCCTTCATGCTGCCTAATGGAATTGGGAAGATCAGATTTCAGGATAGCTGTGCAGAGGCCACTGAATTTTTTCAGGAGAGGAATTACATAACGAGTAGAAGCCAAGCTTGCACAACATTACTTCAAGTGAACACTGAAATTCTACCATTGGAAGTGAAAGGAGATAGAAGCAAGTCGGTGCTTTTCGATGCCTGCAGGCTGGCTAAATGTTTGCAGTCCCTGGAGAGAGAGGAGCAATGGCAGTGTGAACAAAAATGGGAGATGATGAGCCAtgtgtgggtggagatgctaTCTCATGCGGCTGGTCAGTGCCAGTGGAATCACCATGCCAAGCAGCTCGGGCAAGGCGGAGAGCTGCTCACTCATGTCTGGCTTCTGATGGCTCATTTTGGAATAACTGAACATTTCCAGATTTCACAAGGCCATGCAAGGGCTAGGCTGGTTGTGAGTTAG
- the LOC117915309 gene encoding putative disease resistance protein At1g59780, which yields MVEGILSRVAEKLSVVLIQQPGLLNEIEEEANWIYLKMSDWVSHHLAFKGYMEPLRDIAYDVEDVVDDFMLKTATKKRKRGGILKKLKQIRVNIYDKISYYPESLIHAEPVEDQNIANTVVSPVIEKVTALLGKGLLRPQVKKKARRILDEFKSMNGFLEDVESVELDENGMAWMEDLCNVSCDAVDVIDSFISGREQFRMRGAFRRVVTGFNKLRSQLRLGAEMDKINERILVLSKGKPKEVIRHGQSREQGSERRLQRQVPPSYVVDKPDMVSFEDDVHEIVASLLTDDKCFFIISIVGVEGIGKTTLTKLVHENDMVVDHFPYRARVSVGSWHLGFLKDILEQMGCNKSIPTLWKDDKNCRVKAEKEDEKEEDEEEDEVDFEALLSLQREQESELLSCLNAFLQDKKYLIILDDIHGAVYLEDLLRRLPDTSNGSRMILTSRPTSLHSDLPNKSLHLTLQLRDDNETWALFRHTLKVSMPPELLDFQREIVRICGGLPLAIKSVADVLSKKDTTIEAWSSVLQQLNRDQEFWQKTLTAINNRLPLHMKRCLFYFGLFPQNFEIPARRLIVLWVAEGLVHPMEEKEAPEAVAERYLTKLIGQCMVQVTKKKLDGRVQACRLPDPIRRHWLLKAKEATFLQGHKKPRSSEIYLGTGMVHRLADHLDKGDDSFNQIHGYHNTSSISLQSQYQDTTSFLSFDTREGSRPGEDIGNFLDRCISNRCLLLLRVLDLELVYKPKLPESLELLRHLRYLGLRRTKLDMLPSSVGKLLNLQTLDVKHTDIRTLPNSIWAMQQLRNLYLSENYCSMPQPSSNSLTTLQTLWGLLVKEETPVKDGLDGLVNLRKLGLAFCLLGSQQEAMLSQVDAVADWVLKLNHLQSLRLKSYDEKNQPWDLDLKPLSSHANLSNVYLLGQLKNPSIVSEFPHSLTDLTLSWSGLAEDPMQTLDKLPKLRVLRLLRRAYVGKNMLCSSGGFPELRVLKLWMLEQLEEWNVEKGALQGLRDLEVRSCIKLGVLPEELQHRSFLKLEFI from the coding sequence ATGGTGGAGGGCATTCTGTCAAGGGTGGCAGAGAAACTCTCTGTTGTGCTCATTCAACAACCTGGCCTTCTGAATGAAATTGAAGAAGAGGCGAATTGGATTTACCTGAAAATGAGTGACTGGGTTAGCCATCATTTAGCATTCAAGGGCTATATGGAGCCCTTAAGGGACATTGCCTATGATGTAGAGGATGTTGTTGATGATTTTATGCTAAAGACGGcaacaaagaaaaggaaaagaggagGAATTCTCAAGAAGCTGAAGCAGATCAGGGTCAACATCTATGATAAGATAAGTTACTACCCTGAAAGCTTGATACATGCTGAACCAGTAGAGGATCAGAACATAGCCAACACAGTTGTTTCCCCGGTTATTGAAAAGGTGACAGCCCTTTTAGGTAAGGGATTGCTTCGTCCCCAGGTGAAAAAGAAGGCCAGAAGGATACTTGATGAATTTAAGTCCATGAATGGCTTTCTTGAAGATGTAGAATCAGTAGAGCTAGATGAAAATGGAATGGCATGGATGGAGGACCTCTGCAATGTTTCTTGTGATGCAGTGGATGTTATAGACTCCTTCATCAGTGGGAGAGAGCAGTTCAGGATGAGGGGAGCTTTTAGGAGAGTAGTCACAGGCTTCAACAAATTGAGGTCCCAACTTCGTCTAGGTGCGGAGATGGATAAAATCAATGAAAGGATCCTGGTTCTTTCCAAGGGGAAGCCAAAAGAGGTCATCAGACATGGCCAAAGTAGAGAACAGGGGAGTGAGAGAAGGTTACAAAGACAGGTTCCACCTTCTTATGTTGTTGACAAACCTGATATGGTCAGCTTTGAGGATGATGTACATGAGATTGTGGCCAGCTTGCTTACAGATGACAAATGtttctttatcatttcaatTGTGGGCGTGGAAGGAATTGGCAAGACAACCTTAACAAAGTTGGTCCATGAGAATGATATGGTTGTGGATCATTTCCCTTATCGTGCTCGGGTGTCTGTAGGTTCATGGCATTTGGGATTTCTCAAGGACATACTTGAACAAATGGGCTGCAACAAAAGTATTCCAACCTTGTGGAAAGATGACAAGAATTGCAGAGTCAAGGCAgagaaagaagatgaaaaagaagaagatgaagaagaagatgaagtagATTTTGAAGCTTTGTTGTCTTTGCAGAGAGAACAAGAGTCTGAGTTGCTGTCTTGCTTGAATGCTTTCCTGCAGGATAAGAAGTATCTCATAATTCTGGATGACATACATGGGGCTGTTTACTTGGAGGACCTGCTTAGAAGACTTCCAGACACATCAAATGGGAGTAGAATGATTTTAACCAGTCGGCCTACAAGTCTACATTCAGACCTTCCAAACAAGAGCCTTCATCTAACACTGCAATTACGTGATGATAATGAAACTTGGGCACTGTTTAGGCATACTTTGAAGGTAAGCATGCCCCCAGAACTGCTAGATTTTCAAAGAGAAATTGTGAGAATATGTGGGGGGCTGCCACTGGCCATAAAAAGCGTAGCAGATGTTTTGTCAAAGAAAGACACAACCATTGAGGCGTGGTCTAGTGTTCTTCAGCAGCTCAACAGAGACCAAGAATTTTGGCAGAAAACCTTGACTGCGATCAATAACAGGTTGCCCTTGCACATGAAGCGATGCCTCTTTTACTTTGGACTATTTCCTCAAAACTTTGAGATCCCAGCAAGAAGATTGATTGTATTGTGGGTTGCAGAGGGTTTGGTGCATCCAATGGAAGAGAAAGAAGCTCCTGAAGCTGTTGCAGAGAGGTACTTGACAAAGTTGATAGGCCAGTGCATGGTTCAAGTGACTAAGAAGAAGCTTGATGGGAGAGTTCAAGCATGTCGCCTACCTGATCCCATACGACGTCACTGGTTGTTGAAAGCTAAGGAAGCTACATTTCTTCAAGGTCACAAAAAACCAAGGTCATCTGAGATATATTTGGGCACTGGTATGGTCCATCGTCTTGCTGATCATCTTGACAAAGGAGATGACAGTTTCAATCAAATTCATGGTTACCACAATActtcttctatttctctccAATCTCAGTATCAAGATACCACATCCTTCCTATCATTTGATACTCGAGAAGGAAGCAGACCAGGAGAAGACATAGGAAACTTTCTTGACCGATGCATTTCTAACAGGTGCCTTCTGTTACTGCGAGTGCTTGATCTTGAACTGGTGTACAAACCTAAGTTGCCAGAGTCGTTGGAGTTACTAAGACACTTGAGGTACCTTGGCTTGAGACGGACAAAGCTGGATATGCTTCCTTCATCAGTGGGTAAGTTGTTAAACCTCCAAACACTGGATGTGAAACATACTGACATCAGAACTCTTCCTAATTCTATCTGGGCTATGCAACAACTGCGTAACTTGTACTTGAGTGAGAATTACTGCAGCATGCCCCAACCGAGCTCCAACTCTCTGACAACCCTCCAAACACTATGGGGCCTGTTGGTAAAGGAGGAGACTCCAGTGAAGGATGGCTTAGACGGGTTGGTCAATCTTAGAAAACTGGGATTGGCATTTTGTTTACTGGGTTCTCAACAGGAGGCAATGTTGTCGCAAGTGGATGCAGTGGCTGATTGGGTTTTGAAACTGAACCATCTTCAATCCTTAAGGCTGAAATCATATGATGAAAAGAACCAACCATGGGATTTGGACTTGAAGCCTTTGTCCAGCCATGCGAATCTCTCTAATGTTTACTTACTGGGGCAGTTAAAGAATCCATCCATTGTGTCTGAATTCCCACATAGCCTCACTGACCTTACCCTGTCATGGTCAGGATTAGCAGAAGACCCAATGCAAACATTGGATAAGCTTCCCAAGCTAAGAGTTCTTAGGTTATTGCGCAGAGCATATGTGGGAAAGAACATGCTTTGCTCTTCAGGAGGCTTTCCAGAGCTTCGGGTTCTTAAACTGTGGATGCTGGAGCAGCTGGAGGAATGGAATGTAGAGAAAGGAGCACTGCAAGGTCTCAGAGATTTAGAGGTTAGGTCATGTATAAAGTTGGGTGTGCTTCCTGAAGAGTTGCAGCACAGGAGTTTCTTGAAACTAGAGTTCATATGA